From Flavobacterium arcticum, the proteins below share one genomic window:
- a CDS encoding TolC family protein, translating into MSKIFNKQTYIYVGIVLTLLAFTGCKLPSVAKQTANTNVPESYNDSQDTVNTAQIKWKDYFTDPYLDNLIEIALSNNQELNIMLQEIQISQNEIKTRKGEYLPFVGLNGGAGVDKVARFTSRGASEATTEIEPGKEMPDPLQDYMVGAYATWEVDVWGKLHNAKKAAVSRYLSSVEGKNFMVTNMVAEIADTYYELLALDNQLIILNQNIEIQGNALEIVKLQKQSARVNELAVRRFEAQVLNTRSLQYAIKQKITETENKINFLVGRFPQPVERSPQEFNTIIPSIIHAGIPSQLLENRPDVKQAELELAAAKLDIKVAKARFYPSLGISAGIGYRAFDPSYLVKPESLLYSIAGDLAAPLINRNAIKAAYSSANAKQVQAIYNYERTILNAYIEVANQLAKIDNMEKAYDLKSQEVVALTQSIDISNDLFRSARADYMEVLLTQRDALESRFELIETKMQQMSAMVNIYRALGGGWN; encoded by the coding sequence ATGAGTAAGATATTTAATAAGCAAACTTATATATATGTAGGTATTGTGCTTACGCTACTAGCATTTACAGGGTGTAAGCTCCCTTCTGTAGCAAAGCAAACAGCAAATACTAATGTCCCTGAGAGTTATAATGACTCTCAGGACACAGTGAATACGGCTCAGATAAAATGGAAAGATTATTTTACTGACCCGTATCTTGATAACCTTATTGAGATAGCTTTAAGCAACAATCAGGAGTTGAATATAATGTTGCAAGAAATCCAAATTTCTCAAAATGAGATAAAAACTAGAAAAGGAGAGTATTTACCTTTTGTAGGGTTAAATGGAGGAGCAGGGGTTGATAAAGTAGCACGTTTTACTAGTCGTGGTGCAAGCGAAGCCACTACCGAAATAGAACCTGGTAAAGAAATGCCCGACCCATTACAAGATTATATGGTAGGTGCTTATGCTACTTGGGAAGTAGATGTATGGGGGAAACTGCACAATGCTAAAAAGGCGGCAGTAAGTAGATACCTATCTTCTGTAGAGGGTAAAAACTTTATGGTAACTAATATGGTTGCCGAAATTGCCGATACTTACTATGAGCTTTTAGCATTAGATAATCAGTTAATTATCTTAAATCAGAATATTGAGATACAAGGGAATGCACTAGAGATAGTAAAACTGCAAAAACAATCGGCAAGGGTTAATGAGCTTGCCGTACGTAGGTTTGAGGCACAGGTGCTAAATACTAGAAGCCTTCAGTATGCCATTAAGCAGAAGATTACAGAAACAGAGAATAAGATTAATTTTTTGGTAGGACGATTTCCGCAACCTGTAGAAAGAAGCCCTCAAGAGTTTAATACTATAATACCAAGTATTATTCATGCGGGTATTCCATCGCAATTATTGGAAAACCGCCCAGATGTGAAACAAGCAGAGTTAGAACTTGCCGCAGCCAAACTTGATATAAAGGTAGCTAAAGCTAGGTTTTACCCTTCATTAGGTATTTCGGCAGGTATAGGTTACCGCGCTTTTGACCCAAGTTATTTAGTAAAGCCAGAATCGTTGCTGTATTCTATTGCAGGCGATTTGGCAGCACCATTAATAAACAGGAATGCTATAAAAGCAGCGTATAGTAGTGCCAATGCAAAACAGGTACAGGCTATTTATAATTATGAGCGTACTATTTTGAATGCATATATAGAAGTAGCAAACCAGTTGGCAAAAATAGATAATATGGAAAAGGCTTACGACCTGAAATCGCAAGAAGTAGTTGCTCTTACTCAGTCTATTGATATTTCGAATGATTTGTTTAGATCTGCAAGAGCAGATTATATGGAAGTGTTGCTAACGCAACGTGATGCGCTCGAATCGAGATTTGAATTGATAGAAACCAAAATGCAGCAAATGAGTGCAATGGTTAATATATACCGTGCCTTAGGGGGCGGATGGAATTAA
- the accC gene encoding acetyl-CoA carboxylase biotin carboxylase subunit produces MKKILVANRGEIAIRVMETAKKMGIKTVAVFSTADRNAPHVKLADEAVCIGEAPSNKSYLLGDKIIEVAKSLNVDGIHPGYGFLSENATFAEAVEASGITFIGPRSKAIRIMGSKLAAKDAVKGYDIPMVPGIDEAITDVAKAQQAAVNIGFPILIKASAGGGGKGMRVVEKEADFVPQMERAISEATSAFGDGSVFIEKYVGSPRHIEIQVMADSHGNIIYLFERECSVQRRHQKVVEEAPSAVLTPEIRKAMGEAAVKVAKACDYLGAGTVEFLLDENKNFYFLEMNTRLQVEHPVTELITGLDLVELQIKVARGEALDIKQEDLQINGHALELRVYAEDSLNDFAPSVGHLDIYQIPVGKGIRVDNGFEQGMDVPIYYDPMLAKLITYGKTREEAIELMIEAIADYKVEGISTTLPFGTFVCEHEAFRSGDFDTHFVKKYYDAEKLKSQMDNEAEIAAYVALKQYLEDQKILRLPIQ; encoded by the coding sequence ATGAAAAAGATACTTGTAGCCAATAGGGGCGAAATTGCCATAAGGGTAATGGAAACCGCAAAGAAAATGGGCATTAAAACCGTTGCTGTTTTCTCGACCGCCGATAGAAATGCACCCCATGTAAAACTTGCCGATGAAGCTGTTTGCATAGGCGAAGCACCATCAAACAAATCCTACCTTTTAGGAGATAAAATAATAGAAGTAGCCAAATCGCTTAACGTAGATGGGATTCACCCTGGATACGGATTTTTGAGCGAAAATGCTACGTTTGCCGAAGCCGTAGAAGCTAGTGGTATTACCTTTATAGGACCACGCTCTAAAGCTATCCGCATAATGGGTAGCAAGCTCGCTGCCAAAGATGCCGTTAAGGGGTATGACATCCCTATGGTTCCCGGTATAGACGAAGCAATTACTGATGTGGCAAAAGCTCAACAAGCAGCCGTAAACATTGGTTTCCCTATCCTGATAAAAGCATCAGCAGGTGGTGGTGGTAAAGGAATGCGCGTGGTAGAAAAAGAAGCCGATTTTGTTCCGCAAATGGAACGCGCTATAAGTGAGGCTACCTCAGCCTTTGGTGATGGGTCTGTTTTTATCGAAAAATATGTAGGCTCACCACGACATATCGAGATACAAGTTATGGCAGATAGCCATGGCAATATCATTTACCTTTTTGAAAGAGAATGTAGCGTGCAACGTCGTCACCAAAAAGTGGTAGAAGAAGCACCAAGTGCAGTACTTACACCCGAAATCAGAAAAGCCATGGGCGAAGCTGCCGTTAAAGTAGCAAAAGCCTGCGATTACTTAGGTGCTGGTACAGTAGAGTTTTTATTGGATGAAAATAAAAACTTCTATTTCCTAGAAATGAACACCCGCCTACAGGTAGAGCATCCCGTTACCGAATTGATTACAGGACTTGACCTTGTAGAGCTACAAATAAAAGTAGCACGTGGCGAAGCACTCGATATTAAACAAGAAGACTTACAAATAAACGGTCATGCACTAGAACTTCGTGTATATGCCGAAGACTCACTAAATGACTTTGCGCCAAGCGTTGGGCATTTGGATATATATCAAATTCCCGTAGGCAAAGGCATACGTGTAGATAATGGTTTTGAGCAAGGTATGGATGTACCTATTTATTATGACCCGATGCTTGCCAAGCTAATTACCTATGGCAAAACACGTGAGGAAGCTATCGAACTAATGATAGAAGCCATTGCCGATTATAAAGTAGAAGGTATTAGTACTACCCTACCCTTCGGTACATTTGTGTGCGAACACGAAGCATTCCGTTCAGGAGATTTCGACACGCATTTTGTAAAGAAATACTACGATGCCGAAAAGCTAAAATCGCAAATGGACAACGAAGCAGAAATTGCTGCCTATGTTGCCCTGAAACAATATTTGGAAGACCAGAAAATTTTACGACTGCCAATACAGTAA
- the cap12 gene encoding CBASS system CD-NTase-associated NAD(+) hydrolase Cap12, producing MKKKKIFIGCSSEEIKIAKIVEGFLDKDYEVTIWDEKIWDKAVFRLNNNFLNDLLKASLKFDFGILIGTPDDKLIKRGNEVLSARDNILFELGLFIGRLGIDKCAFLVDSSVEVPTDLSGIYIAKYNIDNITDKIKEVKQLFDNSSINKFNFFPSNTLAFGYFENFIKPLCNEYYKKNQFDIEGIKYSICSIQIMIPKTLSEDLNLQFQQIKNKIGVEEKCIPALGRRRNYNVDVKKLEKNQLEILDFPSTLTGINYAIRELLPDEYNENGEEYKQILNRELERFVHTLQSLIKRNGFDGLVSIKYN from the coding sequence ATGAAAAAGAAAAAAATTTTTATAGGATGTTCTAGTGAAGAAATAAAAATTGCTAAAATAGTAGAAGGCTTCCTTGATAAAGATTATGAGGTAACAATTTGGGATGAAAAAATTTGGGATAAGGCAGTTTTCAGATTAAACAACAATTTCTTAAATGATTTATTGAAAGCTAGTTTAAAATTTGACTTTGGTATTTTAATTGGTACTCCAGATGATAAACTAATAAAGCGAGGAAATGAAGTTTTATCTGCACGTGATAATATTTTGTTTGAATTAGGCTTATTTATTGGAAGATTGGGTATTGATAAATGTGCTTTTTTAGTGGATTCATCAGTAGAAGTGCCTACCGACCTAAGTGGTATATACATTGCCAAATACAATATAGATAATATAACCGATAAGATTAAAGAGGTCAAGCAATTATTTGATAATAGTTCTATTAATAAGTTTAATTTTTTTCCTTCAAATACTTTAGCTTTTGGTTATTTTGAAAATTTCATAAAACCTTTATGCAATGAGTACTATAAGAAAAATCAATTTGATATAGAAGGTATTAAATATAGTATTTGTAGCATTCAAATAATGATTCCAAAAACTCTATCGGAAGACCTAAATCTACAGTTTCAACAAATCAAAAATAAAATTGGAGTTGAAGAAAAATGTATTCCTGCCTTAGGTAGAAGACGAAATTACAATGTAGATGTGAAAAAATTAGAGAAAAATCAATTAGAAATCTTAGACTTTCCATCTACACTTACAGGTATAAATTATGCAATAAGGGAACTCCTCCCTGACGAATATAATGAAAATGGTGAAGAATATAAGCAAATATTAAATCGGGAATTAGAACGGTTTGTCCATACTTTGCAAAGCCTAATAAAGAGAAATGGATTTGATGGTCTTGTTTCTATTAAATATAATTAA
- a CDS encoding acetyl-CoA carboxylase biotin carboxyl carrier protein subunit, whose amino-acid sequence MSNAYKLTVNGTTTFDVNEAQLSQLDAISTAPNNYHILKDSKPFKAATTQTNFLAKEYTVTVNNNTYTVNIANALDELIVAMGFEIGAAKQVNDIKAPIPGLILEINVTVGQEVQENDNLLVLEAMKMENTFQSPRAGVIKSIAVSKGDAVDKGQLLIEFE is encoded by the coding sequence ATGAGTAACGCTTACAAACTTACGGTAAACGGCACTACTACTTTTGATGTTAACGAAGCGCAACTTTCGCAGCTCGATGCCATTAGTACAGCACCGAACAATTACCATATTTTAAAAGACAGTAAACCTTTTAAAGCAGCCACTACCCAAACAAATTTTCTTGCAAAAGAATATACCGTTACGGTGAATAATAACACCTATACTGTAAACATTGCTAATGCGCTCGATGAGCTTATTGTAGCAATGGGCTTCGAGATAGGCGCTGCAAAACAGGTAAACGATATAAAAGCACCTATACCGGGGCTTATACTCGAAATAAATGTTACCGTAGGACAAGAAGTACAAGAAAATGACAACTTACTCGTACTAGAGGCAATGAAAATGGAAAACACTTTCCAATCGCCAAGAGCTGGCGTTATTAAGTCTATTGCAGTAAGCAAAGGCGACGCTGTAGATAAAGGTCAGTTACTAATAGAATTTGAATAG
- a CDS encoding acyl-CoA carboxylase subunit beta, whose amino-acid sequence MEDKIKVLNDKIAQAHLGGGEKRIAKQHEKKKLTARERVEYLMDEGSFEEIGMLVTHRTTDFGMEKEQYYGDGVITGYGTINGRLVYVFAQDFTVFGGALSETHAEKICKVMDMAVKNGAPMIGLNDSGGARIQEGVRSLGGYADIFYRNVQSSGVIPQISAIMGPCAGGAVYSPAMTDFTMMVENTSYMFVTGPNVVKTVTNETVTSEELGGASTHSTKSGVAHTTSANDVECLEDIKKLLGYLPQNNKETAPKVDFKLNDEVRDVLSDIIPDSANKPYDMHGVISGIIDEDSFYEIHKDFAENIIVGFARIGGRSVGIVANQPMYLAGVLDVNSSTKAARFTRFCDAFNIPLLVLVDVPGFLPGTNQEWSGIIVHGAKLLYALSEATVPRVTVITRKAYGGAYDVMNSKHIGADMNFAWPTAEIAVMGAKGASEIIFKREIAEADDSAAKLLEKEAEYAEKFANPYRAAQRGFIDEVILPKDTRRKLIKAFSMLENKKVETPNRKHGNIPL is encoded by the coding sequence ATGGAAGACAAAATAAAAGTATTAAACGATAAAATCGCTCAGGCACATTTAGGTGGAGGCGAGAAACGGATAGCAAAACAGCACGAAAAGAAGAAGCTTACCGCACGCGAGCGGGTGGAATACTTAATGGACGAAGGTTCTTTTGAAGAAATTGGTATGCTGGTTACCCACCGTACTACTGATTTTGGTATGGAAAAAGAACAATACTATGGCGATGGTGTTATCACTGGTTATGGTACTATAAACGGCAGACTTGTGTATGTTTTTGCGCAAGATTTTACCGTTTTTGGTGGTGCATTATCTGAAACGCACGCCGAGAAGATTTGTAAAGTCATGGATATGGCTGTTAAAAATGGTGCACCTATGATAGGGCTAAATGACTCTGGTGGGGCACGTATTCAGGAAGGTGTACGTTCACTGGGCGGTTATGCCGATATTTTTTACCGTAACGTACAGAGTAGTGGTGTAATTCCGCAAATCTCTGCTATTATGGGTCCTTGTGCGGGTGGTGCAGTATATTCTCCTGCTATGACCGATTTTACCATGATGGTAGAGAACACGAGTTATATGTTTGTAACTGGTCCTAATGTAGTAAAAACAGTAACTAACGAAACCGTAACTAGCGAAGAGTTAGGTGGTGCAAGTACACACTCTACAAAATCGGGGGTGGCGCATACTACCTCTGCAAATGATGTAGAGTGTCTCGAAGATATTAAAAAACTACTAGGCTACTTACCTCAAAACAATAAAGAAACCGCTCCTAAAGTAGACTTCAAGCTTAACGATGAAGTACGCGATGTACTTTCAGATATTATACCTGATAGTGCTAATAAACCATATGATATGCATGGGGTTATTAGTGGTATTATAGACGAAGATTCTTTCTATGAAATACATAAAGATTTTGCCGAAAATATTATTGTAGGTTTTGCCCGCATTGGTGGTAGAAGCGTAGGTATTGTGGCAAATCAGCCCATGTATTTAGCGGGTGTACTTGATGTAAATAGCTCGACAAAAGCAGCCCGTTTTACCCGTTTTTGCGATGCCTTCAACATTCCGTTATTAGTATTAGTAGATGTACCAGGCTTCTTACCAGGCACTAACCAAGAGTGGAGCGGTATTATAGTACACGGTGCAAAACTACTATATGCACTTAGCGAAGCAACCGTACCACGCGTAACGGTTATTACTCGTAAAGCCTATGGTGGTGCGTATGACGTAATGAACTCGAAACACATTGGTGCCGATATGAACTTTGCTTGGCCTACTGCCGAAATTGCGGTAATGGGTGCTAAAGGAGCTAGTGAAATTATCTTTAAACGTGAAATTGCCGAGGCAGATGATTCTGCTGCTAAACTGTTGGAAAAAGAAGCGGAGTATGCCGAGAAGTTTGCTAACCCCTACAGGGCTGCACAACGTGGCTTTATAGACGAGGTTATCCTGCCAAAAGACACCCGCAGAAAACTGATAAAAGCTTTCAGTATGCTAGAAAATAAAAAGGTAGAGACACCTAACCGAAAACACGGTAATATTCCTCTGTAA
- a CDS encoding efflux RND transporter periplasmic adaptor subunit: MKRIFMVMSLCALLCNVGCKEEKEEKEEETKFLVTNPVRMDTTMTEDYVCQIRSIRHIELRAQERGYLDDIYVDEGDFVKKGQLLFKIMPKLYEAEMQRAKAEADFAEIEYQNTKRLADSNVVAPNELAMAKAKFDKAKAELALTQVHLDFTEIRAPFDGIIDRFHVRQGSLIDEGELLTNLSDNSKMWVYFNVPEAEYLDYKTQVKNNDKQKVNLLMANNKMFEYPGVIETIEADFNNETGNIPFRATFANPDGLLRHGETGSIQLTSPLKGALLIPQKATFEVLDKKYVYVITKDDKIQSREVKIAAELPHIFIISDGLSLDDKILLEGLRLVKENEKIEYKLEKPEHVISHLELYAE; encoded by the coding sequence ATGAAGCGAATTTTCATGGTTATGAGTTTGTGTGCCTTGTTATGCAATGTAGGCTGCAAAGAAGAAAAAGAAGAGAAAGAAGAAGAAACAAAGTTCTTGGTTACTAACCCGGTAAGGATGGATACTACAATGACAGAAGACTATGTTTGTCAAATCCGTTCCATACGCCATATTGAACTAAGGGCCCAAGAACGAGGGTACTTAGATGATATATATGTAGATGAAGGCGATTTTGTAAAAAAGGGGCAATTATTGTTCAAAATTATGCCCAAACTTTATGAAGCCGAAATGCAAAGAGCTAAGGCTGAAGCCGACTTTGCTGAAATTGAATACCAAAATACAAAAAGACTTGCCGATAGTAATGTTGTAGCTCCTAATGAGCTAGCTATGGCTAAAGCTAAGTTTGATAAAGCCAAAGCAGAACTAGCATTAACACAAGTACATTTAGACTTTACAGAGATAAGAGCCCCTTTTGATGGTATAATAGACCGTTTTCATGTAAGACAAGGAAGTCTTATAGATGAAGGAGAGCTACTTACTAACCTTTCAGACAATAGTAAAATGTGGGTTTACTTTAATGTACCCGAGGCTGAATACTTAGACTATAAAACTCAGGTAAAAAACAACGATAAGCAAAAAGTAAACTTGCTTATGGCTAATAATAAAATGTTTGAATATCCTGGAGTGATAGAGACTATTGAAGCAGATTTTAATAACGAAACAGGTAATATTCCTTTTAGGGCAACATTTGCTAACCCTGACGGATTATTAAGGCATGGAGAAACAGGTAGTATTCAATTAACCTCACCTTTAAAAGGGGCGCTTTTAATTCCTCAAAAAGCTACGTTTGAAGTACTTGATAAAAAATATGTATATGTAATAACAAAAGACGATAAGATACAATCTAGAGAGGTTAAAATTGCAGCAGAATTGCCTCATATCTTTATTATTAGTGATGGTTTATCTTTAGATGACAAGATTCTTCTTGAAGGCTTACGCTTAGTAAAAGAAAATGAAAAAATAGAATATAAACTGGAGAAGCCAGAACATGTTATATCGCATTTGGAGCTATATGCAGAATAA
- a CDS encoding DUF2188 domain-containing protein: protein MKKNQHVVPHQDGWAVKGEGNSKATKVTKTQTEAIESARKIAKNQESELFIHKKDGTIRGRDSYGNDPVESKG, encoded by the coding sequence ATGAAAAAAAATCAACATGTTGTACCCCATCAAGATGGATGGGCAGTAAAAGGTGAAGGTAACTCAAAAGCAACAAAAGTTACAAAAACACAGACAGAAGCTATTGAATCAGCAAGAAAAATTGCTAAAAATCAGGAATCAGAATTGTTCATTCATAAAAAAGATGGAACAATTCGAGGTAGAGATAGCTATGGTAATGACCCTGTAGAAAGTAAAGGATAA
- a CDS encoding efflux RND transporter permease subunit, with protein MFNKFIHRPVFAIVISIMIVFMGTLAIKQLPTSQFPEIAPTTVNIFIAYPGASADVLVKSTLITLENSINGVQGMRYMATDATSAGEATLRIIFEPGTDPNQAVIRVKTRVDQVMPLLPELVQREGVIITPIQPSMLMYVNLYAKGKNMDEKFLYNYANVKMIPEINRIKGVARSQILGSRTYAMRIWLNPDRMRAYQVSVDEVMEALGEQSIVGRPGRIGQSSGIDAQSLEYVLTYEGRYNEPEQYENIIIRANAEGEAIRLKDIGRAELGSEFFDIYSNLDGHPSASIVLKQNYGSNASDVIEDVKMKLEEMKETFPPGMDYKISYDVSKFLDASIDQVIDTLRDAFILVALVVFIFLGDWRSTLIPILAVPVSLIGAFFVIQFFGISINMVTMFALVLAIGIVVDDAIVVVEAVHAKFEEFPHITPYMAVKKVLGEISGAIIAITAVMVSVFLPISFMSGPVGTFYRQFSITMASSIVISALIALTLTPVLCAMLLKNNHGKEKKQNILTKSLDKFNSVFDKLTGKYVALLKRIVSRRWLTFAILIAFCAGTFFVNKILPSGFIPSEDQGTIYAIIQTPPGSTLETTNQVSQRLQKICEEIEGVESVSSLAGYEIMTEGRGSNAGTCLINLKPWDEREHKVTEVMEELEEKSKGLGAKIEFFEPPAIPGFGSSGGFSLRLLDKNTTTNYQDFDIINKKFLEDLGKRKELSGLFTFFAANYPQYELKIDNDLAMQKGVSIGKAMGNLDILIGSTYEQGFIKFDRFFKVYVQSDPKFRRLPSDVLNLFVKNDHGEMVPYSAFMRLEKKQGPNEITRYNMYNSAAIQGLPAKGYTTADAIQAVREVAAETLPKGYDIAWEGLSYDEASRGNESIYIFMIVLVFVYFVLAAQYESFIIPLAVVFSLPVGVFGSFLLLEAMGLQNDIYAQIGLIMLVGLLGKNAVLIVEFAVQKHHEGATILEAAIEGAKVRFRPILMTSFAFIAGLIPLMLATGAGAIGNKTLGSAALGGMFFGTIFGVIIVPGLYFIFGSLAEGRKLIKDEDDGSLSEEFVHMIDNFPKNEENNE; from the coding sequence ATGTTTAATAAATTTATACACAGACCTGTATTTGCGATAGTAATTTCGATTATGATTGTATTTATGGGTACTCTGGCAATAAAACAATTGCCAACCTCGCAGTTTCCCGAAATTGCACCAACAACAGTAAATATTTTTATTGCTTATCCTGGAGCTAGTGCCGATGTATTAGTAAAATCGACACTTATTACACTAGAAAACTCTATTAATGGTGTTCAAGGTATGCGATATATGGCAACAGATGCCACTAGTGCAGGAGAGGCAACATTAAGGATAATTTTTGAACCAGGTACAGATCCTAATCAAGCAGTTATTAGGGTCAAGACAAGGGTAGATCAGGTTATGCCGCTATTACCCGAACTTGTACAACGAGAAGGGGTTATTATTACCCCTATTCAGCCTAGTATGCTAATGTATGTTAACCTGTATGCGAAAGGCAAAAACATGGATGAAAAGTTCCTGTATAACTACGCTAACGTTAAAATGATTCCTGAAATTAACAGGATTAAAGGGGTAGCAAGGTCACAAATATTAGGTAGCCGAACTTATGCTATGCGTATTTGGTTAAACCCTGATCGTATGAGAGCTTACCAAGTTTCTGTAGACGAAGTTATGGAAGCTTTAGGAGAGCAAAGTATTGTAGGGCGTCCTGGTCGTATAGGGCAAAGCTCTGGTATTGATGCCCAATCGTTAGAATATGTGTTAACATATGAAGGAAGGTATAATGAGCCAGAACAGTATGAGAATATCATCATCCGTGCTAACGCAGAGGGTGAAGCAATTCGATTAAAAGATATTGGTCGTGCAGAACTAGGTAGTGAATTTTTTGATATCTACTCTAATTTAGACGGACATCCGTCTGCATCTATTGTGTTAAAGCAAAACTATGGTAGTAATGCTAGCGATGTTATTGAAGATGTAAAAATGAAGTTAGAAGAAATGAAAGAAACTTTCCCTCCGGGAATGGACTATAAAATTAGTTATGATGTTTCTAAGTTCTTAGATGCTTCTATAGATCAGGTTATAGATACTTTAAGAGATGCCTTTATACTGGTAGCTTTGGTTGTATTTATATTCTTGGGCGATTGGCGTTCTACATTAATACCCATATTAGCCGTTCCTGTATCATTGATAGGGGCTTTCTTTGTTATTCAATTTTTCGGAATTTCCATTAACATGGTAACCATGTTTGCACTTGTGTTAGCCATTGGTATTGTGGTAGATGATGCCATAGTCGTCGTCGAGGCAGTCCATGCTAAGTTTGAGGAGTTTCCTCATATAACACCTTACATGGCTGTGAAAAAAGTATTAGGAGAAATCAGTGGTGCTATTATAGCCATTACAGCTGTAATGGTATCGGTGTTCTTGCCTATATCATTTATGTCAGGTCCTGTAGGAACATTCTACCGTCAGTTCTCTATTACTATGGCGAGTTCTATTGTAATATCTGCACTTATAGCACTTACACTTACACCTGTATTGTGTGCTATGCTACTAAAAAATAATCACGGAAAAGAAAAGAAACAAAACATACTTACAAAATCGCTCGATAAGTTTAATAGCGTGTTTGATAAACTTACAGGCAAGTATGTAGCACTGTTAAAAAGAATTGTTAGTAGGAGATGGCTCACATTTGCCATATTAATAGCATTTTGTGCAGGTACATTCTTTGTAAATAAAATTCTTCCTTCAGGTTTTATACCCAGTGAAGATCAGGGTACAATTTATGCCATTATTCAAACGCCACCCGGTTCTACATTAGAGACTACCAATCAAGTATCGCAAAGGCTTCAAAAAATTTGTGAAGAGATAGAAGGAGTAGAGTCAGTATCATCTCTTGCAGGTTATGAAATTATGACCGAAGGTAGAGGGTCTAATGCGGGTACGTGCCTTATCAACCTAAAACCATGGGATGAGAGAGAGCATAAAGTAACCGAGGTAATGGAGGAATTAGAAGAAAAATCTAAAGGACTTGGAGCAAAAATAGAATTTTTTGAACCACCCGCTATTCCTGGTTTTGGTTCTTCAGGAGGTTTCTCACTACGTTTATTAGATAAAAATACGACTACAAATTATCAGGATTTTGATATAATAAACAAAAAATTCCTCGAAGATCTAGGTAAGCGTAAAGAGTTATCAGGACTGTTTACATTCTTTGCTGCCAATTATCCGCAGTATGAATTGAAAATAGACAACGACCTTGCTATGCAAAAAGGAGTGTCTATAGGTAAAGCAATGGGAAATCTTGATATTTTGATAGGTAGTACCTATGAACAAGGTTTTATTAAGTTTGACCGTTTCTTTAAAGTATATGTACAGTCTGACCCTAAGTTTAGAAGACTTCCTTCGGATGTATTAAATCTATTTGTTAAAAATGATCATGGCGAAATGGTACCTTACTCTGCTTTCATGAGGCTAGAAAAGAAACAAGGACCAAATGAGATTACTCGCTATAATATGTATAATTCTGCTGCCATTCAGGGGCTTCCAGCAAAAGGTTATACAACAGCCGATGCTATTCAGGCTGTTCGCGAGGTTGCTGCCGAGACCTTACCAAAAGGATATGATATTGCATGGGAAGGACTTTCTTATGATGAAGCAAGCAGGGGTAATGAGTCAATTTACATCTTTATGATTGTATTAGTATTCGTTTACTTTGTGTTAGCTGCACAGTATGAGAGTTTTATTATTCCGCTTGCAGTTGTATTCTCACTTCCTGTAGGGGTGTTTGGTTCGTTCTTGTTACTCGAAGCAATGGGACTTCAAAATGATATTTATGCCCAAATAGGGCTCATAATGCTTGTCGGGTTGCTCGGTAAGAATGCGGTATTAATAGTAGAGTTTGCAGTACAAAAACACCATGAAGGTGCTACTATACTTGAAGCAGCTATAGAGGGGGCTAAAGTACGTTTTAGACCTATTTTAATGACATCGTTTGCCTTTATCGCAGGATTAATTCCGTTAATGCTTGCAACTGGTGCAGGAGCTATAGGTAACAAAACGCTTGGTTCTGCTGCGCTTGGAGGTATGTTCTTCGGAACAATTTTCGGGGTAATTATAGTGCCTGGACTGTACTTTATTTTTGGTTCGCTTGCAGAGGGTAGGAAACTAATAAAAGACGAAGACGACGGTTCTTTATCAGAAGAATTTGTACACATGATAGATAATTTTCCAAAAAATGAAGAAAATAATGAGTAA